The sequence AGCCCGACATCTGCACTATCTGCATCGGTCAGGCCGCGAGCATGGGCGCCTTTTTACTTAGTTGTGGCACCAAAGGGAAGCGATTCTCCTTGCCCAACAGTCGAATCATGATTCACCAACCCCTAGGAGGTGCACAGGGGCAGGCAACCGATATTGAGATTCAAGCCAAAGAGATTCTGCGCCTCAAAAGCATTCTCAATGGAATCTTGGCCAGCAATACGGGGCAACCCCTAGAGAAGATCGCTAAAGACACCGATAGAGATTTTTTCATGAGCGCCCAAGAATCCAAAGAGTATGGACTCATCGACAATGTCCTAGAAAAAAGTTTTAAATAGTCCCCTTAAGGAGCGTTCATGGTTCATCTCCAAAAAGACGAGGGCTTTAAAACCAAGCTCACCAGCCTTAGCTCCCTCTCGTCTAAAAGCGACTCTCCCTCTCTAGAAAAGCTCCTAGCCGATGATTTCTCCTTTGGCTCGGAGGCTCCCCATGACTATGAGAGCGACTTCACTACGCCTGATGCTTTGGATGCCCCCAAGGTGGACACCCTTGAATCCTTCTCCAAAGAGGTCTTAAGCAAGCTGGAGGAAGATAATATCCCCCCCATTCCCAACAACTTTCAGCTCTACTTTGAGCGCCTTTTAGAGGAGAAGCCTGAGGCGTTTAAGAAGAGTATTCTTCATGTTCTTGACCTCGAAAACAATAGCGACGATGAGCGTCGAATCGACTTTGAGAAAAGAATCAAGGACAGCTTCAAAAACATGAAGAATATCCTTCAGCACGTGGCCGTCCTCTACAAAAACCTCACCCTCCTTCAAAACATCATCCAAAAGCGTCTCGGAGATGCCCAAAAAGCGGAAAATTCGATGGTCTTTCAAAGTATTCTCAATCTCTTCTTGCAAGAGGTGAGCAAGCTCAACGCCATCACCCAAAAGCAGACACTCCAGCTTAAAGAGTTTTATCAAGATAGCGCCAAAATCGTCAATAGCATTGATAGTGAGACCATTTTTGATTCCCAGTTCGGTATCTACAATCGCCGCCACCTCCTCTCACAAATTGACAAAGAGGCCAAAATCATGGATCAATTTGGCCACTCCTCCACCGTTTTGTTAGCTAGACTTCCCGATAGTAAGATTCGCAAGATTCCGAGTGAAAAGGCGCTTTTGCTCGTGACGCGCACCATTTCCCGCCTGATTCTTAAAACCTCTCGAAGAAGCGACATCATCGCTCACTACGGTGGTGGAACCTTTGCGCTAATCCTTAAGCATTCTGATCTATTTAGCTCTAAAAAGGCTTGCGATCGTTTGGTGGAGCTGATCCAGTCAACCAATATCTTCATCGGGGAGACCGAAGTCAACTTAGGCGTGGTTATCGGAATCGCTAAGATCCTTCCCGATCGAAGCGCTGAAGAGACACTCAATCTCGCCCTAAATGCCATGGAAGCGGCCAATTTAGCTCAAATCCCTTACACCGTGTGCCGAGAAGACGAAGAGAATTAGGAGTCCTCTGGAATGTTGCCCATCATCACCTATCCCCATCCCCTGCTTAAAAAACGCTCCGAGCCCGTGACTCTCTTTGACGAAGAGCTTCGGCAATTCCTTGATGAGATGTATATCACGATGCTTGCCAAAAATGGTGTCGGACTCGCCGCCGTCCAAGTGGGCAATCCCATCCGTGCGCTCATCGTCAATATTCCCGATGAAGAGGGGAATCAAGAGCGAGAGAATCTCCTAGAGATTATCAATCCTGAGTTCCTCTCCAAAGAGGGGGAGATTCAATTCAATGAAGGGTGCTTGAGTGTTCCTGAGTTTTACGAAGATGTGACACGCTTTGACCGAGTGCGCCTCACCTATCAAGATCGCTACGGAGAGCGGCACGAAATCGAAGCAGAGGGCTACCTCGCCGTGGCTTTACAGCATGAGATCGACCACCTCAATGGCATTCTTTTCATTGATAAGCTCTCCCTCATCAAGCGAAAAAAATTTGAAAAAGAGCTCAAAAAACGACAGAGAGCCTCCCTCTAGCGCTCCCATGAGACTCCACCAAATCCACTCCGCCACCCTCTTAGGATTGGATGCGAAGATCATTGAGGTGGAAGCGGCTTTCAACAAAGGCCTCCCCTCTTTCACCATTGCAGGGATGGCACAAGCCTCCATCCAAGAGGCTCGCCACCGCTCCCAATCCGCACTTTGCGCTATTGGGTTTCACTTCCCTCCCCTAAAAATTGTCATCAATCTTGCCCCCTCTGACCTCTCCAAGCAAGGAAGTCACTTCGACCTCCCCATCGCCCTTCTCATTGCCCTCTATGATCGAGAGATTCCTCCAAACTCAAGACGCTCTTGGTTTGCCCTGGGGGAGCTAGGACTAGAGGGGCGCGTGAAGGAGAATCAAAACATCTATCCCATCCTCCTCTCCCTAGCCGAGCAAGGTTATGCGGGTGACATCCTCCTTCCCAAGGAAAATGAGACGCTCTATCGCTCTATCCCACGCCTCAAACTTCACTTTATCAATCACCTCCAAGAGGGAATCAACCTCATCCTCTCCCCCCAAGAATCTCCTCTTGAAGTGGCGAATCTCCCTTTTAGCTCTTTAGAGATTGGCGGGATTCCCTACTATTACGAGGAGCGATATGAGCTTGATTTTTTGGATGTTAAAGGTCAAGAGATCGCCAAAAGAGCTGCGCTTATCGCTGCGGCTGGCTTTCACAATCTTCTCATGGAGGGGAGCCCTGGAGTGGGCAAAAGCATGATCGCCAAGCGCCTCCGATATATCCTCCCCCCTTTGAGCCTAGAAGAGGTTTTAAAGAGTGCCAAGGCGAGGCTTCATGAACAAGGAGAACTTCGCTATGAGGCTTTGCGAAATGCCCGAACTCCTCATAATACCTCTAGTAAGGCGGCGATTTTGGGAAGTATTGGAGCAGGCGGCGAGCCAAAACCAGGAGAAATCGCTCTTGCCCATGGAGGGATTCTCTTTCTTGATGAGCTCCCTCACTTTCAAAAGAGTGTTTTAGAAGCACTGAGGGAGCCTTTGGAGAATCAGAGCTTTGTCGTCTCTAGGGCTCAGGCCAAAGTCGAATTTGAGGCCTCGTTTTTACTCGTGGCCGCCCAAAATCCCTGCCCTTGCGGAAATCTTCTCAATCCCCTCCAAGAGTGCCGCTGCAACGAAAAAGAGGTTACTCGCTACAAAAATCGCCTCTCAGAGCCCTTTTTGGATCGAATCGATCTCTTTGTAGGAATGCAAGAAAACGAGGGGGAAGCCCAAAGCACTCAAAGCTCCAAGGAGCTCCATGCACAGGTTCTCAAGGCTTTCAAGGCTCAAAAAGAGCGCGGTCAAGAGGTCTTGAATGGCAAACTTAGCGAACGCGAGACAGAGCGCTTCTGCCCCCTTCAAAAGGAGGATAGCGAGACGCTTCTGGAGGCCGCTAGACGCTTTGGACTCTCCTCGCGCGCCATGGATAAAATCAAGCGAGTCAGTCGCACTCTAGCCGATCTTGAAGGCTCAGAAGCGATTCAAAAAAAGCACCTCCTTGAGGCGCTCTCCTATCGCCGTCGCTAGGCTTCACAAAGCGCTAGTAGCTTTTCCCCTGACTCTCCATATACTCTTCGTAGGTTCCTCGGAAATCGATGACCTCGCCTCCTTCTCGCATCTCAATGATTCGATTGGCAAAAGCATCAATGAGCTCACGGTCATGGGTCACGCAGATGACATTCCCTTTGAAGTTGTAGAGCGCCTCACCCATAGCGATAATCGCCTCAAGGTCAAGGTGGTTGGTGGGCTCATCCAGCACGAGGAAATTCCCTCCCTCTAGCATGAGCTTGGAGAGAATCATACGGTGTTTCTCGCCCCCACTTAGCGCGCTCACGCTCTTCTCCTGCTCCTCTCCGCTAAAGAGCATCCGTCCCAAGCAGTT comes from Wolinella succinogenes DSM 1740 and encodes:
- the clpP gene encoding ATP-dependent Clp endopeptidase proteolytic subunit ClpP translates to MNYIPYVIEKTGRGERSYDIYSRLLKDRIIMLSGEINDGVASSIVSQMLFLEAEDPEKDIYLYINSPGGVITSGMSIYDTMNYVKPDICTICIGQAASMGAFLLSCGTKGKRFSLPNSRIMIHQPLGGAQGQATDIEIQAKEILRLKSILNGILASNTGQPLEKIAKDTDRDFFMSAQESKEYGLIDNVLEKSFK
- a CDS encoding GGDEF domain-containing protein; this translates as MVHLQKDEGFKTKLTSLSSLSSKSDSPSLEKLLADDFSFGSEAPHDYESDFTTPDALDAPKVDTLESFSKEVLSKLEEDNIPPIPNNFQLYFERLLEEKPEAFKKSILHVLDLENNSDDERRIDFEKRIKDSFKNMKNILQHVAVLYKNLTLLQNIIQKRLGDAQKAENSMVFQSILNLFLQEVSKLNAITQKQTLQLKEFYQDSAKIVNSIDSETIFDSQFGIYNRRHLLSQIDKEAKIMDQFGHSSTVLLARLPDSKIRKIPSEKALLLVTRTISRLILKTSRRSDIIAHYGGGTFALILKHSDLFSSKKACDRLVELIQSTNIFIGETEVNLGVVIGIAKILPDRSAEETLNLALNAMEAANLAQIPYTVCREDEEN
- the def gene encoding peptide deformylase, yielding MLPIITYPHPLLKKRSEPVTLFDEELRQFLDEMYITMLAKNGVGLAAVQVGNPIRALIVNIPDEEGNQERENLLEIINPEFLSKEGEIQFNEGCLSVPEFYEDVTRFDRVRLTYQDRYGERHEIEAEGYLAVALQHEIDHLNGILFIDKLSLIKRKKFEKELKKRQRASL
- a CDS encoding YifB family Mg chelatase-like AAA ATPase, whose product is MRLHQIHSATLLGLDAKIIEVEAAFNKGLPSFTIAGMAQASIQEARHRSQSALCAIGFHFPPLKIVINLAPSDLSKQGSHFDLPIALLIALYDREIPPNSRRSWFALGELGLEGRVKENQNIYPILLSLAEQGYAGDILLPKENETLYRSIPRLKLHFINHLQEGINLILSPQESPLEVANLPFSSLEIGGIPYYYEERYELDFLDVKGQEIAKRAALIAAAGFHNLLMEGSPGVGKSMIAKRLRYILPPLSLEEVLKSAKARLHEQGELRYEALRNARTPHNTSSKAAILGSIGAGGEPKPGEIALAHGGILFLDELPHFQKSVLEALREPLENQSFVVSRAQAKVEFEASFLLVAAQNPCPCGNLLNPLQECRCNEKEVTRYKNRLSEPFLDRIDLFVGMQENEGEAQSTQSSKELHAQVLKAFKAQKERGQEVLNGKLSERETERFCPLQKEDSETLLEAARRFGLSSRAMDKIKRVSRTLADLEGSEAIQKKHLLEALSYRRR